Proteins co-encoded in one Prevotella sp. E13-27 genomic window:
- a CDS encoding substrate-binding domain-containing protein translates to MRQRFFYLFVLATLLVSCSGGKVKYRIGISQCSDDIWRDKQNAELRMGAYFHDNVELKFAAAYDSDERQVQQIDSLVNNGIDLLIVAPNQVQTISPAIDRAYDKGIPVIVFERKTSSRKYTAFISADNYEMGRTMGEYIASRLDGKGNVLEIKGLEGSSPAIERHKGFMDAIEKVPGIKVVGSLQGDWTEETAYETTKLWFNNNKDVHVDLVFGANDRTAMGAHKAMTEVTTPLAFRRVVGGEAVLYCGIDGLPGENGGIQLVRDSLLDASYIYPTNGDQIIELAVNILEGKPYDKETLMMSALVTRDNAKVLLMQSEELMRQADRLDLLHDKADNYLHELDTQRIVSWLAIGIIVLLVVVFVLFYLYLLRKISMQRERVTNTLWNMEATVDSSPSTANSQQTGTVSPANESGFLSHFREIVETRLSDSNLSIDDLAADMNLSRVQLYRRVKAVSGSSPVELLRTARLNRAYQLLLTTDKSVSEVAYAVGFTAPSYFTKCFKEEYGMVPGDVRK, encoded by the coding sequence GTATTGGCTACGTTACTTGTATCTTGCTCTGGGGGCAAGGTGAAGTATCGTATCGGAATATCACAGTGTTCGGATGACATCTGGCGTGACAAGCAGAATGCTGAATTGCGTATGGGTGCTTATTTCCATGATAATGTGGAACTGAAGTTTGCTGCGGCCTACGATAGCGACGAGCGGCAGGTGCAGCAGATTGACAGTCTCGTGAATAATGGCATCGACTTGTTAATCGTGGCACCTAACCAAGTGCAGACTATTTCGCCTGCCATCGACCGTGCCTACGACAAGGGCATTCCCGTCATTGTGTTTGAGCGCAAGACCAGCTCCCGGAAGTACACCGCCTTTATCAGTGCCGATAACTATGAAATGGGGCGCACTATGGGCGAATATATCGCGTCACGGCTGGATGGCAAGGGAAATGTCCTGGAGATAAAGGGGCTGGAAGGCTCATCACCTGCCATCGAGCGCCATAAAGGCTTCATGGATGCCATAGAGAAAGTTCCTGGCATCAAGGTGGTGGGTTCGCTGCAAGGTGACTGGACGGAAGAGACAGCATACGAAACTACAAAACTATGGTTCAATAATAATAAAGATGTACACGTGGACCTTGTGTTCGGTGCCAACGACCGCACGGCTATGGGAGCACACAAGGCAATGACAGAGGTAACTACCCCACTCGCCTTCAGGAGAGTGGTCGGGGGTGAGGCTGTACTATATTGCGGCATCGACGGTTTGCCGGGTGAGAATGGCGGCATACAATTAGTGCGTGACTCTTTGCTCGACGCTTCGTACATTTATCCGACGAATGGCGACCAGATTATCGAGTTGGCCGTTAATATTCTCGAAGGAAAACCCTACGACAAGGAGACATTGATGATGTCGGCCCTTGTCACTCGCGACAATGCAAAAGTGCTGCTGATGCAGAGCGAGGAACTGATGCGTCAGGCAGACCGCCTGGACCTATTACATGACAAGGCCGACAACTACCTGCATGAACTTGACACACAGCGCATCGTCAGCTGGCTAGCCATCGGCATCATCGTACTGTTGGTTGTAGTGTTTGTACTTTTCTACCTCTACCTTTTAAGGAAAATAAGCATGCAAAGAGAACGTGTGACCAATACGTTGTGGAACATGGAAGCCACCGTGGATTCATCCCCATCAACAGCCAATTCACAACAAACAGGTACTGTTTCACCTGCAAACGAGAGCGGATTCTTGTCACATTTTCGTGAGATTGTTGAAACTCGTCTTTCAGATAGCAATCTTAGTATTGATGACCTTGCTGCCGATATGAACCTCAGTCGTGTGCAGCTCTATCGTAGAGTAAAGGCAGTATCTGGTTCATCACCAGTGGAATTATTACGTACAGCCCGTCTGAATCGCGCTTATCAATTACTGCTTACTACCGACAAGAGCGTCTCTGAGGTCGCCTATGCCGTTGGCTTTACTGCTCCCAGCTACTTTACGAAATGTTTCAAAGAGGAGTATGGCATGGTGCCAGGCGACGTGAGGAAATAG